GGGGAGTGTGGATGTGTAGAGACTGCGGCTCTGGGGGAGCTGGAGGTTGGGGTGAGGGTGCAAGGGGACTGGGAAAGGGGTGTGGGACTGGGGTGCTGGTTCAAGTCCTGAGAGGTTGTGGGGTGGCTATGAGAGAGACAGAGTCGTTCAGGGGGGTGTTGGAGGCTGGGGCTTGCTGCAGTGTGTGGGGTGCAGcgggggtgctgcaggagcgATGGGGGCTGTGATCAGAGGGAGTTCTGGAGGCTGGGTTCACGGGGGCTAGGACAGCACTCAGAGTGTTGCAGACATGCTggaggggccctgggggtgTTGTTGCTAGGATGTCACCACAGggtgcccctgcccacagctgggaGTGGGGGCGATCCTCTTTGCAATTTCCCAAGGAAGCCAGGGTGTACCCTCAGATGTAGGTGGGAGGCAGCACTTTTAGCTCCCCTGTATCCCACTTCACAGCTGGTCTATGTCAGCCAGGCCCATCTTAGTGCAGGGGAAATGAGGCTCTTGAGAGATACCCCATCTTGCCCCCTTTGGGACTGGCCTTTCATGGAAACTGCATTGTCAGGAGCCCCCAGTTCTTGGGCATCAGTGCCTGAGGGTGTAGGCACCCATCTGTTTGAGGTGCCAGTGCTGGAAGGTCAAGCTGTTGTGGCAAAAGATGGGtgcaggtgcttttattgaCCCTATCCTTTCTTGCTCCTTCCCCTTCTGATCCAGCAGGGAATTGGAGAGGGGGATTATGGAGATagtggaggagcagcagcccccagcaagTTTGGCCCAGTGCTGCCTCCCTTCACACACCCAGCACCTGGCTCAGTCCAGCCCAGTCCAGCTGCCCCCacccctgccagagcagctgccaagcTGGGACAGGTGCCTggtccccagtgccaggctggggacgCGCGTTACCGCTGACACAGGCGGAAGAGGTGCCCGGGCGTGAGTCACCAGCGCTGCAGCAACGAGTTGTGTCTGGTCTCAGACTGGACAAGAAGCTGCCACCACAGGGTCAGCGGGTGGGGGACTGAGAGGGCTGCTGGGGGAATGGAGGTGCTGAGGTTGGCCTCGGCTCTTCCTGCAGTGGCTGTGGACACAACGCTGTGTGTGGAGTGGAAGGAGGTGAAGGCACTGTCACCCCTGAGCGTTgcccgcccgctgccccggcTGGTGCGCCAGGCCTCCTTCGACAGCCAGGACTTCCTCCAGGTACCCCCGAGCCCGGCCGTGCCCAGCTGAGGTGGCCGTGTGCCCGTGCCCTGAGGTGGGGCACCCGTCCTGGCCATGGCCCTGCCAGCTTGCGGTGGCTCGGGGCTGCTCTGACGTCAGCCATGAGCCGGGCTGTATCCTGGGAGAAATCAGTCCACGGTGCCtcgttgccatggcaatgcaATTTGTTGCGCGCCTCCAAATCCCACATCGCTTCCCCCGTGGCCATGGGCTCGGGGCCTGGCATGGCTGGGATGGCAATGGGCACATACAACAGGATGCCCTGGCACGGTGTGTGCTGCCAGGcggtgggtgctggggagcCAGGCCGTGGTGGCCTTGCACATGCACGTGTGTCGGCACAAGCTGGGGCGGGCACAGACTGTGTGTGACAccacccagcacagggcacagacacGTGTGAGAGCACACAAGTGTGCAGGTGCATGTGTGTGTACAGTGGAGTTCAGGTGTGAGTGTGCAGGTGTGTGTTTGTGGTCAGTTTGTGTTTGGGTGGCTGCCAGTGTGTGTGGGCACACATGGTTACCTGAGCGGGCACGTGCAGGTGTGTACACAGTGCCAGCCTGTGCTGACATTGTGGGAGTGTGTCCTGCTGTGACCACCCCTGCACACACGCGTGCCTGTAATGTGTGTGTGCCCGAACACCCCAGGCCCCCCGGGCTGGGCACCAAGCAGGGCCAAGCCCTCTCCTGCAGTGTGGGGCTCCCAGAAGGGAaatggtgccagggctgtgacCCCGCTGCCCGCTCTGGCAGGTCAATGTTGAGGACACTGTCGAGATGCTTCCCAAGTCACGGCGCACGCTGACCATCCAGGAGATCGCTGCCCTGGCCCGCTCCTCGCTGCACGGTAACTACTCACCCAGGGGCTCAGCTGGGAAAGGGGGCTCTCCtgagctgagggctctgggccTCTTGGGGAGTCCCTGGGTATCCCCTGTCTGGAGTTTTGGGGAGAACCAGGGGGTTACCGGTATCACTCAAGAGGAGGACATGGGGGTGCCAGGTCCCATGGACTGCAGGTGGGGAGTGCTGGGTCCTGGGGTTATGGGCTCTGTGGTGGGGACTTGGGGTGCCCCAGGGCATGCTGATGTTGGGGCACATCCCATAGGCATCTCGCAGGTGGTGAAGGAGCACGTGACAAAGCCAACGGCCATGGCACAGGGCCGTGTTGCCCACCTCATCGAGTGGAAGGGCTGGTGTAAGCCAGTGGAGTCACCTTCTGCCCTGGAGAGCGCCTTCAGCTCCTACTGCCACCTGAGCGAGGGCGAGCAGGAGGCGCGGTTTGCTGCCGGTAGGAACTGTGGGCACGGCCGGTGGGCTGCTCCCGACTGCGGCCCAGGGTGGTGGGGTGGGTtgtctccatccatccatccatccatccatccatccatccatccatccatccacccatccaccCATCCACACACACCCATGCCATGGCACTGTGGGCATagaggtgccagggcagtgaGGTTTTGGGAGCACCTCCCTGTGTGTGTTTGACCCATGCCTGTCCCGTGCCAGGTGTGGCGGAGCAGTTTGCCATTGCTGAGGCCAAGCTGCGAGCCTGGTCCTCAGTGGATGGGGATGACTCCAACGATGAGTCCTATGATGAGGACTTCATGCCCTCCACAGAGAGCTCCCAGCCCACCGGTAAGTGCTGTGGGGAGTGGGCTGGGAGTGGTGGGGTGGGTGACCCACCCCTGAGGGACAAAGGAATGGAATGCCCACTGCCTGGCACATTCCCCAGCCTGGTCACTCCCACAGAGGGCAGTGCCtgagccagggatggggaatcccTTAAATGCAACACCTCCGTGCTGCCAGAGAGcgttttgcttttcctttgatGATTACCAGTGCCACGCATGCAACAATTTGTGGGCACAGCAAGCACGGGACTTCTCCCAGCCTGTGGTGCACAGGCAGGGGGCAGCTGCCATCCCCGGTGCCCTCAGCTGTGGACTGACCCAGACGTGCTGctttcccacagagctgccaggcacGATGCCCGCCAGCGCACTGCTGCGAGACCTGCTGCAGGGCCACCTGTGCCAGCTGGGCGTGCGGCACGGCTCCTGCGAGCCCGAGAGCGACTCCTCGCACACCCTCTCCCCCGAGactctctgctccagcctctgcagcctggagatggtgtCCCCCTCCGAACTCACTGCCAAACTGCTGGGCTCCCTGGGGGGAGaggacctgctgctgcccaagctgcCGCCCCCAGCCAGCCAAAGTGCCTTGCGGGGCCTGGCACGGCTCCGGTGCCAGGACTCCCTCTACTCCGTGTCCTACGCCGAAGCCTGTCTCTCGCCCACGGAGGACGAGGTGGTGCTGAGCAAGGACTTCCCGCTCCGCCGGAAAATCTCTGACGTCGCCTCCTCCGGGGTGGCAtcgctggaggaggaggaggccgaAGAGCCCTGATGCCCTCTGGGGTGCCCTGCCTCTCCTGGTGGGGTCCAGGTCCCCTGCTGAAGCCCTCTGGCCAGACCCCACGCTGGGTGAGGGACGGGCCCTGCCACTGCTCCCCCTCGCTACCCGGCTGCAGGAGGGGTCCGGGGGCcgctgcagccccccagccaGTGTGCCCCCACTGTGCCCCGGCCCTGCTTGGCCACATCGTTGCCCTCCTGGATTTTTGCatgagagcagggaaggggcGCAGGGAAGGGCTTGGAGGGGTCTGTCCTCTGCCCTGatgcccagatgtgcccccaaAAACTGACAAGACTAAATAAGTGGGGCTGGTTTTTCGCATGTTCTCCCCCAAACGACCCTGGGCTCCCTTTTGGGCACAGTTCCCTCCCCCACAATGGCATGGCTGAAAATCTCCAACCATCCTGTGGTGCCTCTACCACCCCAAGCCAGGGTGGTGGTGGGGGTTttgctgtgggaagggcttttctcctctctccctggcCAACTTCTATTGGACCGAGTTTAAAACTGTGAACTGCTGCCTTGGagcatggagctgctggaggggtgctctgggggtgccaggggtgctggggggcTGTGGATGTGCCGCGGTGCTGGGACTTTCTATACTTTTGTAACTGCATGGGGCTGACACAGTCAgactgcagggccaggagggtGCAGGCCCCCAGCCAGGGGGCTTTGGGCCACCAGAAGAGCAGTCCCagtccagccctgcagcagggggtCAGCCCAGCCAGGCGTCCCCACGGCTGCTGTGAGGAATGCAGGGGGCAGAGAGGGGGTAGGACGTGGGGCTGATGTCCCTGTCGGCAAGTCACTCACCCCTAGCAGGGAACCAAGTGCCTACATGAAGGGCGACCAGCCCCCCCCGTCCTGGCTGGGGGTGGCACCCCCACTCGAGGACCCCCCAAGCCCACGTGAGGGGTTCCAGGCACATCGTTTGGGGGAGGAATGCCAGTTTTTGCCAACGCTTGCGCGCCCCTTCCCGCATGGTACGTGTTCTCGTGGGGCCACTCTCTCCCCCTGcatgctgctcctcacccagccCGGTCActgttccctgtccccacagcccgggatgtccccagcacccactgcacctctgccccctgcatcccccagcaccccaccgacccctgccaggcacagctcctgttctccctccctgccatggggtgCCCGCTGTGGGGCTGGCCCCCTGCCCTGCATCAccgaggggctgcaggggccagcAGGCCCCACACCATCAGCTACCACTCACCCCGGGGGCAGCGGCTGCTCcccgtggggctgggggtgcctgtGGATGGCGGGGGgctttgctctgtgtgtgtgtgcatgtgcacacCTGGCAGCGCGTGGGCATGTGCACGCGTGTGCATGTCTGGGCCAGCTGCCCGAGCCCCTGTGGGCACCTGTGGAGTGTCCGTGGGGTGCCCACACTGCGGCACCCCCTCCTCCATCCTGCCAGGTCTTGAATAAAGTCACTTGTGCGAGCGCTGCACCGGGCGGGTGCCTCTTCTTGCAGGTGGGGGGCACCTCCTCCCCGGGGACCGGCGGGTAGCAGGCAGCGGTGGCAGGGATGCAGCCCCAGGCACCGGGGGGTGGCAGGCAGCGGTGGCAGGGAtgcagctccagggacaggggGGTGGCAGGCAGCGGTGGCAGGGATGCAGCCCCAGGCACCGGGGGGTGGCAGGCAGCGGTGGCAGGGatgcagccccagggacaggggggtGGCAGGCAGCGGTGGCAGGGatgcagccccagggacaggggggtGGCAGGCAGCGGTGGCAGGGatgcagccccagggacaggggggtGGCAGGCAGCGGTGGCAGGGATGCAGCCCCAGGCACCGGGGGTGGCAGGCAGCGGTGGCAGTGATGCAGCCCCCGCCGCGGCCCCACAGGGTGACGGAGGCCTCGTCCCTTATCTCACATTCCTGCGGACAGGGTGCCTAATTATGGGCATCTGGCGGTGGTGGCTGGGGCGGCTGGACCCTCCCCGGGCAGGGCGCGGGGGCGCGGGCAGCAGGAGCCATGGCATCGCTCACGTCGGCCTCCACGTACCGCGCCGAGCTCCTCAGCGCCTACGGGCAGGGGCTCGGCGAGCCCCGCTTCGAGGGCGACCTGCGGCATGGAGCCTTTGGGGCACGGGGACAGGAGGCGTTTGGGTACCCAGGTACCGGGCGGGGAGGGTGGGGGATGGAGGAGCGGCGCTGCTACCCTGGGGAAGCCCTGCTGCCTTGGGGATGGTCCCCCCCAAGGGTTATCCAGCTGACCTGTGCCTGGGGACAGCGTGGGAGTCACCCCAGTACCggctgggagggctcagagGGGCACCCTGACTGTTCCCCGGTGCCCCATGGCTCTCTGGACTGTCCAGCTCCCACTCCCCAGGTGCTTTTGTGCTCCCCCTGTAAGTCCCCAATAaccccagtgtccctgctgccccgAGGACCGCCatgctgcctcctccccctccccagaccCTTTTGATTCTCCTTTTGTCCCTGGAACACCCCATAGATTTTCTTCCCCATCCCAGACCATCAGGGTATGTCCTcagctcccctgtgccccacaccCTTTGATGTCACCTGCTAGGTTCCCACTTTCTTGTACATCCCAAGTAACTCTAGTGTCCTTCTCTGCCCCAGCCCACTCCCCCCAGACCTTTGTGTATTCACCCTCCTGTGCCATTCCCCTGCTGTCCTCAGGTTGTCCAGTGCCCCTGGAATCTCCCAGTGCCCTCAGGTGCCCCCCCACTACCCCTCCAGGCCCCCAGTACCCCTTtacccctgagacccccagtTCCCCCTGCAATTCCTCAGCACCTTCAATATCCCCAGACCCCCACTGCCATCTGCTacccccagccctccccgctccagtgcccagcccctgggTACTGTGGCCCCATGCCCAGCAGCCCTCCAATGCCCACAGAGTCCCCAGGTGCCATGTAcccctgcagcctgggcacctGGGTGCGTGCCCAGGGTGACACCTACCAAGTGGTGGCCGACGTCAGCCAGTTTGAGCCCCCTGACATTGTGGTGACCACCTCCAACTGTCACGTCACCATCCAGGCAGAAAAGGTGAGGCACCCGTGGGGGCAGCACCCCTCTGACTATGGCACAATGGGGGTCCTGTCCCAGGA
The nucleotide sequence above comes from Ammospiza caudacuta isolate bAmmCau1 chromosome 11, bAmmCau1.pri, whole genome shotgun sequence. Encoded proteins:
- the FAM131A gene encoding LOW QUALITY PROTEIN: protein FAM131A (The sequence of the model RefSeq protein was modified relative to this genomic sequence to represent the inferred CDS: inserted 2 bases in 1 codon), coding for MRPGGDVGGAEPAVVPAPGXPPGSMGCIGSKTTIVAVDTTLCVEWKEVKALSPLSVARPLPRLVRQASFDSQDFLQVNVEDTVEMLPKSRRTLTIQEIAALARSSLHGISQVVKEHVTKPTAMAQGRVAHLIEWKGWCKPVESPSALESAFSSYCHLSEGEQEARFAAGVAEQFAIAEAKLRAWSSVDGDDSNDESYDEDFMPSTESSQPTGTMPASALLRDLLQGHLCQLGVRHGSCEPESDSSHTLSPETLCSSLCSLEMVSPSELTAKLLGSLGGEDLLLPKLPPPASQSALRGLARLRCQDSLYSVSYAEACLSPTEDEVVLSKDFPLRRKISDVASSGVASLEEEEAEEP
- the LOC131562515 gene encoding heat shock protein beta-7-like translates to MASLTSASTYRAELLSAYGQGLGEPRFEGDLRHGAFGARGQEAFGYPESPGAMYPCSLGTWVRAQGDTYQVVADVSQFEPPDIVVTTSNCHVTIQAEKVAEDGTVCDTFTHKCQLPEDTDPLSVSCALTEMGTLVITVRRRASPGPGQRPQGLHRSEAVL